Proteins from a single region of Malaclemys terrapin pileata isolate rMalTer1 chromosome 25, rMalTer1.hap1, whole genome shotgun sequence:
- the LOC128829355 gene encoding uncharacterized protein LOC128829355 has protein sequence MAGRTVRVGGIPTDIPPERVADKLTIHFLRARNGGGEIADITLVAGSPACALVTFEEVGVARRVLEVENHVLLVGGKTYPLTVTAHAAELSADEIFVRVCMIIDYGRLLDGKTLLRSLHKRYGAVQFSFDPKETLCTVKGPFTELQAFSKDLLRSQQAGEAPPEGVSHPATVTGMLASQQRPHSPLPEQKQPSPGQVHEEASEPPLHRDPVDGEAVEQLEDFSLVMDADIYLYMQKFCSDKYQRVLQQHQVDVVDVSSDGIAILYLQASSKNTGNISSVVQARLALLGLYQRLEASLRKEKISKGELSSDMRSQRALLGDLQKLCPLLLCHEDERHLYLIGNLVDVSQAKQYIQDRSTGRTVTAGLRMSDASLATYTGALHGGDARLGKPEPTVDPSPPRPSPGKFEFKGEHKLAANFSFLKQDASLSSAWPSLHRNSLFMEQMQLSDSWLKEAGAPGQRDPAPPSGQHHLPVSAAITGPAAEVQQRELKDWDRRKGASLLLRPKTLSLFAGGKESSTLQSLGGWKSPGPVKSQPMSSVSSTFKSLSLFDTTGTCSALDSKPPESSAPLRRSNSFSIPKSKASDTPRDPSRAASEAYGVSEEISMDPVQWAYLKEIHGSTIDGLCREGGVLLAERSDKGGTVLTLAAEDRTKLLQARWKMESLCQTVCPALVCQSLSYSELDVEGPNDEALNELCSLLKGCSAQVRVSKDRYKLHLTCPKEALLRVNEAFQRFSARRRSALMLSSPSPGLEGSPAEEYPSPTQQVKTQDPVLAAEYPHSREGLQQLEVSSTAGLLDLSESAPQLNGADTTRLYGPGWNATKTSSYQQAVGQEDPSYHSDSQDVSGSGLLDASMAGRQSFSPRDPQEPQKGERSAGEPETARIKRVLPDRFQFARDKSRGGPSEAGGSPRPPSADGAPQSLPIWLSSSGTALPARAAAGRGPKPGQGDPVSQEGHLLPAGDGDSQETGISELELRGPSPGQEAHEHKLGKCDACQSSCTTTCRAQCGHALCRTCFAAEDTHPACCRSPKGTRAIKGTFKVVTLSQSLPGYFRDPTLKIVYEIPDGVQEAGDPRPGRPYRGGRFQAFLPDNREGKKTSQLLQKAFEQGLTFQIQSCDGEERVTWHLIPHKTSFDKGKARNGYPDSQYLREVRALLRNLGIE, from the exons ATGGCTGGGCGTACGGTGCGCGTAGGGGGGATCCCAACCGACATCCCCCCAGAGAGAGTCGCCGACAAGCTCACCATCCACTTCCTGCGCGCCCGCAACGGCGGCGGAGAGATCGCAGACATCACGCTCGTCGCTGGCTCCCCTGCCTGTGCCCTCGTCACCTTTGAGGAAGTGGGAG TGGCTCGGAGGGTCCTGGAGGTGGAGAACCACGTTTTGTTGGTCGGTGGAAAGACGTACCCGCTGACAGTGACAGCGCACGCGGCCGAGCTGAGCGCTGACGAG ATCTTCGTGCGCGTTTGTATGATCATCGACTACGGAAGGCTCTTGGATGGCAAAACCCTCCTGAGAAGCCTGCACAAACGTTACGGCGCCGTGCAGTTCAGCTTCGACCCGAAGGAGACGCTGTGCACGGTCAAGGGGCCGTTCACGGAGCTGCAGGCCTTCAGCAAGGACCTGCTGCGGAGTCAGCAAGCTGGAgaggcccccccggagggagtCAGCCACCCAGCCACAGTCACAGGGATGTTGGCTTCCCAGCAGAGGCCCCACTCCCCCTTGCCAGAGCAGAAGCAGCCGAGTCCAGGCCAGGTGCACGAGGAGGCGTCTGAGCCCCCGTTGCACAGGGACCCTGTGGACGGAGAAGCTGTGGAGCAGCTGGAGGACTTCTCCCTGGTGATGGACGCGGATATCTACCTGTACATGCAGAAGTTCTGCAGCGACAAGTACCAGCgggtgctacagcagcaccagGTCGACGTGGTGGACGTCAGCAGCGACGGCATCGCCATTCTCTACCTCCAGGCCTCCTCCAAGAACACGGGAAACATCAGCTCCGTGGTGCAAGCCCGCCTGGCGCTGCTGGGCCTCTATCAGCGGCTGGAAGCCAGTCTGCGCAAGGAGAAGATCAGCAAGGGGGAGCTGAGCAGTGACATGAGGTCTCAGAGGGCCTTGCTAGGGGACCTGCAGAAGCTGTGCCCCCTCCTCCTTTGTCACGAAGATGAGCGGCATCTCTATCTCATCGGGAATCTGGTCGATGTCTCCCAGGCCAAACAATACATCCAAGATCGAAGCACCGGGAGAACAGTCACAGCCGGCCTCAGGATGTCCGACGCCTCCCTGGCCACCTACACAGGCGCCCTTCATGGAGGGGATGCCAGACTGGGCAAGCCTGAACCCACGGTGGATCCTTCACCCCCAAGACCGAGTCCTGGCAAGTTTGAGTTTAAAGGTGAACACAAGCTAGCCGCCAACTTCAGCTTCCTAAAGCAGGACGCGTCTCTTTCCAGTGCATGGCCCTCGCTGCATCGCAACTCCCTGTTCATGGAGCAGATGCAGCTTTCTGACAGCTGGTTAAAGGAAGCTGGCGCCCCGGGCCAGAGGGATCCAGCACCACCGAGCGGTCAGCACCACCTGCCCGTCTCTGCGGCCATCACTGGGCCAGCGGCAGAGGTTCAGCAGAGGGAGCTGAAGGATTGGGACCGAAGGAAGGGGGCCTCCCTGCTCTTGAGACCCAAGACGTTGTCTCTGTTTGCTGGAGGCAAAGAAAGCAGCACTTTGCAGAGTCTCGGGGGCTGGAAAAGCCCCGGTCCCGTAAAGTCTCAGCCCATGAGCAGCGTGTCTAGTACCTTCAAATCCTTGAGCCTTTTCGATACCACGGGGACCTGTTCAGCACTAGACTCCAAACCGCCCGAGTCTAGCGCCCCGCTGAGACGCTCCAATAGTTTCTCCATTCCAAAGTCTAAGGCAAGCGACACGCCCAGAGaccccagcagggcagccagcGAGGCCTACGGGGTCAGCGAGGAGATCAGCATGGATCCTGTGCAGTGGGCGTATCTGAAAGAGATTCATGGCTCTACTATTGACGggctgtgcagggagggaggcGTCCTGCTCGCAGAGCGCAGCGACAAAGGCGGCACCGTGCTGACGCTCGCAGCTGAGGACAGGACAAAGCTCCTCCAAGCCAGGTGGAAGATGGAGTCTCTGTGCCAGACGGTGTGTCCTGCTCTCGTATGCCAGAGCCTGAGCTACTCCGAACTCGACGTGGAGGGGCCCAACGACGAGGCCTTGAATGAGCTATGCAGCCTCTTGAAAGGATGCTCTGCCCAGGTCAGAGTCAGCAAAGACAGGTACAAACTGCATCTCACGTGCCCCAAGGAAGCACTGCTGAGAGTCAATGAGGCCTTCCAGAGATTCTCTGCCAGGAGGCGAAGTGCTCTGATGCTTTCTTCCCCGTCTCCGGGGCTGGAGGGATCTCCGGCCGAGGAATATCCAAGCCCCACGCAGCAGGTGAAAACCCAGGACCCAGTGCTGGCTGCAGAATATCCCCATAGCCGGGAGGGTCTGCAGCAGCTGGAGGTTAGCAGCACTGCCGGCCTGTTGGACCTTTCGGAGAGCGCCCCCCAGCTGAATGGTGCCGACACCACGAGACTGTATGGGCCCGGGTGGAATGCCACGAAAACCAGCAGCTACCAGCAGGCGGTGGGGCAGGAGGACCCAAGTTACCACAGCGACTCACAGGACGTGAGTGGCAGTGGCCTCCTTGATGCCAGCATGGcgggcaggcagagcttcagccCAAGGGACCCCCAGGAGCCGCAGAAGGGGGAGAGGTCAGCTGGAGAGCCCGAGACGGCCAGGATAAAGCGGGTCCTGCCCGACAGATTCCAGTTCGCAAGAGACAAGAGCCGAGGAGGCCCCAGTGAGGCAGGGGGAAGCCCGAGGCCCCCCTCAGCAGATGGCGCCCCACAGTCCTTGCCCATCTGGCTCTCTAGCTCTGGGACTGCACTACCCGCTAGGGCTGCAGCAGGACGAGGCCCCAAGCCAGGCCAGGGGGACCCAGTGAGCCAGGAAGGCCACTTGCTCCCAGCAGGAGATGGGGACTCACAGGAGACTGGGATTTCAGAGCTGGAGCTAAGaggtcccagccctgggcaggaAGCCCATGAGCACAAGCTTGGGAAGTGTGATGCGTGCCAGAGCTCGTGCACAACGACCTGCCGCGCCCAGTGTGGCCACGCTCTGTGCCGGACTTGTTTTGCAGCAGAAGACACGCACCCagcctgctgccgctcccccaagGGCACCAGGGCTATTAAAGGGACATTCAAGGTCGTGACCTTGTCCCAGAGCCTGCCCGGCTACTTTCGAGACCCAACGCTCAAGATCGTCTATGAGATCCCTGACGGTGTGCAGGAG GCTGGAGACCCCCGACCCGGGAGACCGTACAGGGGTGGCCGCTTCCAGGCCTTCCTGCCTGACAACAGAGAGGGGAAGAAGACGTCTCAGCTGCTGCAGAAAGCGTTTGAGCAGGGCCTGACCTTCCAGATCCAATCCTGTGACGGGGAGGAGAGAGTGACGTGGCACCTCATCCCCCACAAAACCTCTTTCGACAAGGGCAAGGCCAG gAATGGCTACCCGGATTCCCAGTACCTCCGCGAGGTCAGGGCTCTGCTGAGAAACTTGGGCATCGAGTGA